The following are from one region of the Nocardioides marmotae genome:
- a CDS encoding sulfite exporter TauE/SafE family protein — MALALLAGATVQSLVGLGLGLVAAPVVALVDPGLLPEVTLWLACTYPVVTLATERSGIDWDGLAWSMPTRVVGTVLGVAAVAYLSSRLLAVVVAVMVLVAVALTWRAVRIPLNRGTLMTAGLVSGLSGTATSIGGPPLAILYQHRPPQQIRTTMAVYFGVGAALSLVGLGIAGQLEMDRFLLALALSPVLLLGAWLGVVLRPRLPEARVRPAVLLVCATSAAVLLVRTLVG; from the coding sequence GTGGCCCTGGCCTTGTTGGCCGGGGCCACCGTGCAGTCGTTGGTGGGGCTGGGCCTCGGGCTGGTCGCGGCGCCCGTCGTCGCGCTCGTCGACCCCGGGCTGCTGCCCGAGGTCACCCTCTGGCTGGCCTGCACCTACCCCGTCGTCACCCTCGCCACCGAGCGCTCCGGGATCGACTGGGACGGGCTCGCCTGGTCCATGCCGACCCGCGTCGTCGGCACCGTTCTCGGCGTCGCGGCCGTCGCGTACCTCAGCTCACGTCTTCTCGCGGTCGTCGTCGCGGTCATGGTGCTGGTGGCCGTTGCACTCACCTGGCGGGCCGTGCGCATCCCGCTGAACCGCGGCACCCTGATGACCGCCGGCCTGGTCTCCGGCCTCTCCGGCACCGCGACGTCGATCGGCGGGCCGCCGCTGGCGATCCTCTACCAGCACCGCCCGCCGCAGCAGATCCGCACCACGATGGCGGTGTACTTCGGGGTGGGCGCCGCGCTCTCGCTCGTCGGTCTCGGCATCGCCGGCCAGCTCGAGATGGACCGGTTCCTCCTGGCCCTCGCCCTCTCGCCGGTCCTGCTCCTCGGGGCCTGGCTCGGCGTCGTCCTGCGCCCGCGGCTCCCCGAGGCGCGGGTGCGGCCCGCAGTGCTCCTCGTGTGCGCAACCTCCGCGGCCGTGCTGCTCGTCCGCACGCTGGTGGGCTAG